ttttctttctattattgtTCTGCGTGTCAACACtagttttatataataattatttttaaatgtactttacATTGCCctattttagtaattttaaaaagatataaaatgattTCTACTTCTTACTCACATGGTGGAAATCATGTATAGTGGAACATTATCCCTGTTTCCTAGCCACCCATTTCCTTCGCAATCTGTTTTTATCAGTATTTTGTATATTCTTCCAGAGTTTGCATGTACAgatcattatttatatattctctttcttttggcAACAAATGCTAACATATCATATATACTGTTGTGTACTTTTCTTATTTCACATAGATGATTCctcattaaaacattaaaagctCAATTCTTTTTTcaactgcataatattccatgcTACAATGCTCCTACTAATCActtcttttattgttttcactTGTTTGCTATTCTATGTAATATTTGATAGATAGATTCTTAACATACCTCATTTTGTACACGTGCAGCTCAGTTGACGTGAGTGTGTATATCATTCCTGGAAGAGGAATTCCTAAGTCAAAGTGCATTCATGCATACTTACATTCCTTTAAAAatgggtttgtttttctttagtctAAAGACAAATGtgtttaagtaaaaatttaaaatttttcaagcattacaaaaaataaagggaaaaataaattcccCAAGCACTCAGTCTTACTTCCCAAGTATACATTTTCTTGTCAGTCTTTTCTTGTGATTATCAATTTgcgtgatttttttcctttttacttatttatttggctaaatatttatttatttggatgagtcaagtctttgttgctacatgcaAAATCTTTCACTGTGGTACACaaactctagttgtggcacgtgggctcagtagttgtggcgtgtgggctaaGTAGTTGTgcttgggctcaatagttgtgtgtggggttagttgctccaaggcatgtgagatcttagttccccatccagggatcgaacccgtgtcccactggattgcaaggtggattctgaaccactggatcaccagagaagttcttttttttccccgttttttaaaatataaataaaccaacaaggacctactatatagcacagggaactgtactcaatattttgttatattggggcttccccagtggctgagtggtaaagggtctgcctgcaatgcaggagacagaggttcaatctctgggttgggaagataccctggaggagggcatggcagcccactccagtattcttgccaggagaatcccatagacagaggaatctggcaggttatggtcacaaagagttagacacaattgaaGTGTTGGACACAGCTAAAGTGAGCATAAGAGAAGAAAACctgaagaagatatatatatatatatatatatatatatatatatactgtactatacaactgaaactaacatgatattgtaaatcaattatacttcaattaaaaatacatatatatatatatatatatatatatatatatatattactatggCTTCCCATTATGTATATACCATAATTTATCCATTAAGTTCCTTATTGGTGGGCATTTAAGATGTCTCCAGATCTTTTTTTATACTACAGGCTAACTACAGTAGAAAATTTTGTAGATGTCTTTGCATACATATGGATGTGTTTCTATTGGATAGATTTTTAGAATTAAGGaacatatgcattttaaaattttgttagttTTACTAACTGCTCTCCAAaaagatagttttattttatgcttCTATCAGTATGTCTTTGCTAACTATGGCTGTTAAACTTTTTAACATTTGCcaacttcaattcagttcagttcagtctctcagtcgtgtcgaactctttgcgaccccatgaatcgcagcacgccaggcctccctgtctatcaccaactcccagagtttactaaaacccatgtccattgagtcggtgatgccatccagccatctcatcctctgttgtccccttctgctcctgcccccgatccctcccagcatcaaggtcttttccaatgagtcaactcttcgcatgaggtggccaaagtattgtaagGGGCAAAAAGGAATTATTAGAATTTCTTGTATTATGGTTGATTTTGAtgcctgtttcttttctgtatatTACTATTTGTgtcctttacccatttttcttatgggttgtttgcttttttattgatttgtaagtATATCATCTATGGAGAAATTAATCTGTGGCCAAGTGTGTTACAAattctttctcagttttttttttcattatgtttgtAAATATACTTTGACCCAAAAATATAATTTGACCCTAAAGAGATGAGAAGGAGGTGGGGAGTGGTGGGAATGAATTAATAGAGGATCCAAAGCAAACTACTAAACAattttctaaataagaaaaataacatgacaaaaataatgtctttatCTCCTTAGAGGAAAGAAGATATAAATTAGAGACTGCACAGTATTTAGTATGTATGAAGTATAATAGCCATtctgcaaatatatttattttttatatttttccttccagAGGTTCTGTCAGCTATGATTAGTGTGCTGTTGGTGTATATCCTTATGGGGTTTCTCCTCTATGAAGCTGTCCAAAGAACCATCcacatgaaatatgaaataaatggagatataATGCTCATTACCGCAGCTATTGGAGTTGCAGTTAACGTGATGtaagctgtattttttaaaaaatttaataggctttattttttaaagcagttttaggttcactgCAAGCACTTCTCATATGTATGCTATCCaaacacatgcatagcctcccccattatcaacatcccccactaGGGTGGTACACTTGTTTTTAATACAAGCCATGAGctctacactgacacatcattactGCACAGAATCCATAGTTCACGtgagggttcactcttggtgttaaactcattctatgagtttggacaaattTATAATGACACTATCTACCATTATAGTATCACAATCTATATTGTGTTCACATTAATATTTTCAAGTACTGTGAACTTAGAGACTATTGTGTATGCATTCAATAATGTGCagtgatattttaatatattttgaagttttatagtacattaatttttcttctaagtgtTAATAAAATACTGTTGTGAAATTATATAAGTTTCTCATGGGTTTGCCCAGGTATACTGAAGTTTGACTAATAATCAGGAATTTAAGTAggacaaagtttttaaaataacttttatagtatttttattttaataagtttttcTAACTACCAACTTTTTCCTAAAAACTACAAAATCTTTAATACTTACTTAATCATTTGGACCAGGGTTCagtaaactttttctgtaaaaggaccAGATAATAAATACGTGAGGCATTGAGAGCCTCTTTTACATATACTCAGCTCTACTGCTATAGAACAGAAGCACCCCCATTTAGTATCTAAacaaatgagcatggctgtgttccaataaaactttatttgcaaaagaaaaagaaaaaaatgtagtaaAACAGGAAGTGAGCCAACCATGGTCTACAGACTCTGGTTTGCCAGTCCCTGTGCTAATAGCCTCCGTTCATACTtagaataaaatcaaaacattttacCGCAGGCATTTTGTTAGATCCTGTGTACCTCTCCAGCTCACCTCCTAGCATCCTGGTTACTTTATTCTAGCCACAATGGCTGTCTTGCTTTTTAAAGCACATAGAGCATATTTTCATCTTAGGGCCTTTGCCCTGGTGGTCCTTCTGTCTAGAACACTCTTCCACCACCACTCACTTCCTGACTTCATTCAAGTCTCTACTCAGAATCCTAGTGAGGCCTTTTCCCATCACTCCCCATCACTCTCCATCTCCCGGTCATGCTTTACTTTCTCTTCAAAGCATTCACACTGTCAACTAGTATATTAcgtatttatttgttaattctcTGCCCTCTCTACTGGAACATAAGTTCCATGGGGATATGTCTGCCTTACCACTATTTTGACCCCAACACCTAGAACAGTACTTGATACATAATAGGCActcaaatattaattaaatgaatgagTTTCATGTTGCCTCATTAGTGCCTGACtagtaacaaatattttaatcaataatACTAGAAAGAAtaataatcttttcttttattcttaacaGAATGGGGTTTCTGTTGAACCAATCTGGTCACCATCATGCCCATTCCCACTCCCTGCCCTCAAATTCTCCTACCACAGGTCCCAGATGTGGACAAAACCAAGGGCAGGATAGCCTGGCAGTGAGAGCTGCATTTGTACATGCCTTGGGGGATCTGGTACAGAGTGTTGGTGTGCTAATAGCTGCATACATCATACGATTCAAGGTAACATAATCGCtaattcttctattttaaaatgcttgtaatttcatcattaaaaatgactggacttccctgggagtccagtagttaagactctgtgcttctaatgcagggggcatgggtttaatTCCtttttggggaactaagatttcacatgctgtgcgGCTCGGCCAAAacgaaaaacaaaactaaaggtgACGACTATCTTTTATTGGTATACTAGACACCAATGCCAGTCCTATTCATTTTGAGTTATGCAAACATACATGAACTATCAGTATCGCTCTTTTATTAGCACCAGTCACAATAGTATCACCTCAAGGGATAACTTATCTATTGGTTTTGGTGGTGCTTTCACTGAAAAACTCAATTTTAAGCTTTGTCACTCAACTACTAGGTACTGGAATATATACCGGCATGAAAATACAGAGATCTGGGTTCTAGTGTTGGCTCTGGCTGTAGTGCTTTGACCTTAAGCAAGTCCCCCAGCTCTAAACTTGAGTTCCCTCCACTTTAATACGAGGGGCTTAGACCAGATGGATGGCTGCCGAAACTCCTTTCAATTCTGATAGTCTGTGGCTTGTGGGTGGAAGATTTAGAGGAGGCacagaggaaaacagtggaaCAAATGGCTAAACTTATGGAAATGGGTTTCACAAAGAACAGTAGACATTTCTCGATTGGCAATATCCAAGTTTTAAAGAAATGCTCCAGTCCTGCTAAAGAAGGGACAGAGTATGCCTTGCTTTGCTTTTCAGACTTGTTTTATGTCTGTTTGCATTTAATCACACAATTTTGATTTGTCTCTTTTCAGCCAGAATACAAGATTGCTGATCCCATCTGTACATATGTGTTTTCATTACTTGTGGCTTTTACAACCCTTCGAATCATATGGGACACAGTAGTGATAATTCTAGAAGGTAAGGTTTCTGTTCTCCCCATTGTGGGTTTATTATTTCCCTAAATCAGATTGGGGCTGTTGGCAGGAGGGATTCTCTAGGGTAGGAGTCATGTCTTTCTTTTTACTAATACTTCTTAGTCTATAATACCACCTTACATGAAAAAACATACAAGAATCAATGCACTCTCCCATTTATTGCCCATTTGatctttataatagccaagaaaaGTAGGCAAGGCAgacattattatccccatttaccAATAACAAAACTGTGGCACAGTGGGGTAACATAACTTCATTAAGGTCATGCTGCTAATAAACTGTGGAGCTAGGACAAGAATGCAACTCATAATTCTTAATGTAGTTATGTGTAGTAATTCATGTGTTAAGTCTATAATTTCCATTTAACTTGCTATTTCAATTTCCAACATTCCTGCCTTACTGATACTAAGTATAAGCATGTAACCATGAGTTCTCAAAAGTAGGTTTATCATCATTgtatgttccttttttctttttcatctatcctagcttattttttattaaagtattctGATTTGGTTGACATTTCTTTTTggtgtgcatttttttaagtatttattaaccTCTTGTGTATATCCTGCTATATATATGCATAGTTTATATTaaagttttaatataatttaaatattaatttaaactgAATTAGGTAAACccatttggtttcttttcttaaaaaatgtcatATTAGTGATatataacttttttcttaaaatagcctTTATTTATAAATGATCCATTCTGAATAGGTGTACCAAGCCATTTGAACGTAGACTATATCAAAGAAGCTTTGATGAAAATAGAAGATGTACATTCAGTGGAAGATTTAAATATCTGGTCTCTCACTTCAGGAAAACCTACTGCCATAGTACACATACAGCTAAGTATGTTGCTGACGGTAAATGCTGGGGTTGGTGGACTTCTATCTTTGGAATTTAACAACTGTCCTTAGGAGTAAATAGGAAGACTTTTCTGCtggaaagatttattttaagggaAGGGTGAAGCTCTTCAAAAGGTGAGTTGCAAGTCAATATAATGATAGCAGAGCAATCATATTCTCTCTGATGAGATATTACAGATTGATTTTTTGCCTTCAGATGAAAGGCATAAAGTATATTTACCATGTTTTTTCTATATAGAAAAAGCTAGActctatgtttttatttaaacatttcacagattgttgctttttattttttatcaaaataatacatgcttatggcttttttaaaaagactacaaAAGATGAAAGACTTGCAATTGATGTCTAGTGTTCTTTCTCTACGCAAGAGTGGACTAGAAAAATTGGAATAAGAAGAAGTCGTTCTGGCTTTGTGAACTGAAACACTTCTCTAAAAGAATAGCTTCAAGAGGGTAGAAttcaaactaataaaaacatGTACACAGAATAGTATGATTGTTTTTTTGCCCCTTATCTTGTTCACTAATATGTAACTGTGTGCAGTGAATAGTAATGATATTTTCTTGATATTGCAGTTCCTGGAAGTTCATCTAAATGGGAGGAAGTACAGTCCAAAGCAAAGCATTTATTATTGAACACATTTGGCATGTATAAATGTACTATTCAGCTTCAGAGCTACAGGCAAGAAGTGGACAGAACTTGTGCAAACTGTCAGAATTCCAGTTCCTAACTGTGTATATAGGGGAGACTGCTGCCTTATTTATCCTGCAGTCACAGATGTGAGAGCAATAAATGCACACCTGAGTGAGAAATGGAATCCCTGACGGCTGTGTCACTATCAAGCACCAGTCTCTCAAAACAGACACTCCAGCCTCACAGTGGTAGTTTCTGTTTAATGGTAAAATGAGACTTCACCATGATTCTCATATGAAGATGTTTCTAAAACACTGTTTACAGAATGAGACATGACTCTACAGATACCTCATAGAAGACAATCCAAGACCGTACTTCACTAATTATGACAgtacatgttttaaaagaaagcatcaaGAATTcagtatttgcatttaaaaatcctttttaaagACCATTTTTATATCAAGCCAGTGCtggaaaactgtttttttttattatgtaatcTTGAACCCAGCTTCTTGAATTTGACACCCAGCTCTCTTTTTAccaaaattatttctcaaagtaCTACTAATTATCCAGAGGGTGGAATAAGCATGTATTCCTAGAgtttcagaaatgttttatttcacaaataagtTCAAATCTTATTGTTATAATTTGTAATCAACTATTTCCAGATAGTACCGGGTTTTGTATGTCAAAGTTAGCATTTTTGGTTATTTATAATCTTATCAGAATCAAATATTAACATATTGTGGCCACTGATTCTAAATTGTTTAGGAGATATTTTCTGTGTTATTCTGAATAGGAGAAGTGAATCATAAACTCAAATTATAATATGATACTTTGAAACAAAATTTAGGAGTGAGAATGGGTTGTGGGGTTTCAGATTTAAGTCTTCCTGAAATCACTTATTCGTGGAATTATTTTAAGAACAGCAAGAGACTGCAGAAGGTAAACAGTGACTCTCTGTCCTTTTAAGAACTGCCTTGCTTTTTGTATAGGAAGTTTGCTCGGCACCTTCCTTCCTGCTTCCATACCAGTTAATCTGTGGGAGCCCTTTGAGGGTAGAACTCTGGGAAAGTAAGTTTCAGCGTGCCCTCCACCTCTCATGTGTAGACCAACCACCTTCCTCCAGGAGGAATTTTGGATCAATGGTATGGGTTAGGGATTCTCCATGGACTCCAGAAATCCTAGGATATAATTTTGAAGTTTTTCCAATGATAGTATCATAACAGAAATGCCCAGAGGGATTGGGGGAAGATATTACTCTGAGAAGACAAAATTTTCAAGGGTCTTTGACCTTGTATGTTCTTGTGTTTTGAAGCAGGGGAATGGGGATAGACATTAAATCTGTTGTGGGGAGGCTAAGCATTAGTTTTCAGAGCAGAGGCAACTAATTGGTAACGATTGTGTTAAAGAGGCAGCTGTGAATATTCATGTTTCATTTTGCAACTGTTGGTTTTGAGATTATCTTTATACATGTTACAAATCCATTTTCAAGAACAGTTTCTTATACCAAGAACAGATAGGATCCTTTGACTCCTCAGAATCAGAGCAGAGCAGCAGTGTACCAGGCAAGTTGTGAACTGAAATCCTAGATGGGCATGCAGATGACTCCTGATATAAATGAACAGGACACACACTTTATCTTTCTGCCAAATACCTCTCTATGTAATAAGCCTAAGATAAAACCTGGATTTACCCCAAAATTTATTGTTGACGGTATCCAGTAAAAGGGTTGATGAGGATTAATGGTTCCTAATAAAACCTTGTGTTTGTTGAATTGAATATTAACTTTATGAGAATCTtactgtgaatatatttaaaataatgatttggatttttcaaaaatttcagtaGCACATAAGCTGttgaaatcaaaataaatataaaattaaaatacagagggCAAGTAAGAATAAATGAGAGGCATTTCAGTAGACATTTGGGCACTTGTAGACTTTGAGCACCTagcaagagaagggaaaagaatatgcCTTAATGCTAATTATGCTAATGGTTTCCTGGTATTTGCAAATTGTTCCTCATAGCTACCCAGCTTGTTTCTTATAAATTTTCCTTTATCTTAAATAGCTATACCTGACTTTTCATAATGACCCATTCCTTGGAAAGTTACTTGATGAAACAGTCTGAAATACATTTGAGGATTGGAAGGATCTTTTTGTAAAACGCAAAGACCAAAAACTTTTGTAAATCTTATAGTGTTCTCCTTAAAATGAGAAACATGAAGTTTGCCTATGCTTTGCTTTTTGTAGCAAGGACTATAGACTTTGTACTGGTACTTCACTGGGAGTATAAGATTTGAGGATTGATAGATTTAACTTGTAACTTCATAAGATCCACAGAGAAGGATATAAACTTAGCATATACGACCAAGAATTGCAAAGTTGGTCTGTCCTTCCCCCACCTAGTTACAGCCTGTAGTTATACTCCTCAGCCAGCTCTCAAAAAGGGCTCTCCATTGTCCAGCAAAGGCGGTGGCTGTATGTATGAACACCTAGCATTATTAATTTTGCATAAGGAAAACAGATCACAACATAAAAACTGGACAGTTCTTCAGTGAGGTGTATTTTAgttatcatttgcaaatagtcaGAGTTACTTATGTGTATAACCTGTGTTTCACTGCTCTGGCCAGATGCAGCATTTTGACTTTTATGGCCCATTTCATTAACAACCATGCTGCTTTAGAAAtataacatggggaatatagttgCATAAGGCATATTTCAGAGGGCTTTGAAATGCAGAACCAGAAGCAACTAAATTCCTTCATACATTTTGCATTAGCTATTCCTTGTGTGACGTGAGCCTGGATTTTCACAACTTGCAGCTCCCATCAGTATTGTTTGCCACATCACTGGATTTCTTAtttcactgttttccattttggGTGCTTTGTTCCCATTTCCTAAAACTAGTTTCCTGCTCTTAGGAGTCTCAGTGTTCTGGTTTTGTCTCTTGAGCCCAGGTGTCCTCACGGAGTGTTTGTCTTCAGTAGAATTTTCCCAGAATAGACACAGGATCAGATATATGAGCTTCCCTTTCATTTTAATGTGAGGAAAAACCATCCTTCAGAGACAAAGCACCACTTATAAATGTGTTTCTGGGTAGGGCAGAACCTTTGTTTAAGCTGCTGATTGTTCCTGATCCAAGTTTCTCTGCACACCGAGTTTTATGCTAAGTGTGGTAGAAGTAGATGCACTGCACAATCACAAGCCAGGATCACTGCTAAGATTCACACAACCACTCTTACCACAGAGAAGCGTTCACTTCTGAAACAAGCACAattaatgtattttctaaatgtattttcttcAGTTGGTCAACGAAATAAGGTATTATATAGAATTTGAGCCCCTTTGGAATGAGGTTTTAGACACTTTTGCTGTTGCCTCTGCCTTATGTATATTATAGTAAATTTAAAGTTACAGAATGTGTTCACAAGACTAGTTCATCGGGTTCAGTTTGTCTTTGAATCAAACTTCACTTGGGTATTATTAGTCACAAATGTATAGTGACACTTTGCTGTATGCTCTGTTGAGGGGAGGCCAGCTTGATCCCCAAATTGTTGTTATGCCTAATGTCTCTCTGACCACAATATCATTTGCAAACCCTGGCTACAGATCTGTCCTGTGAATCCGACCAGACAGGGCTTCACATTTATGTTACCGATCGCTAGCCAGGGATATTGCTTGTGATGCCAGTAGGAGCACACAAATTGTAGAGAAGAACTATCATGGGAAGTCCTCAGTGTTAAATTGTATGTGTGCCCCTCTGTTACACATTCCAGCCAGCCGGTCATTGAATTCTCGCTTTCCAAAGATTTAACTCATTCTTCTAGTCATATTGTGATGACCaacaaacattttctaatttttggttAGATTGGAAAACACTTAAGAAGACTCCCAGTTAAACCTATGACAGTGTCAATTTAAATATTGCAATTAAGTATATTCTGAAATAACTGCAACAAAATTGAAATGTGCCAGTATGTCAACTTTGCACCTGAAAGATAATGTATATTTGGAAAGCTTATGCTTctctaaataaatacatgttaataAGTAAGCCATATCACACTTTAAGAAATTGTATATACTTTCCCATATACACTTTCAGAAACCAGGTATTTTGCATAATGGTTgatttttagaaagattttgaAGCTGGAGTCTGTCCATGTAATTTAAAATCCAActatagtatatgtatatgtactgaATTTGCGATCTTCAAATTATAATTTCCTATACATTTATTAAAGTATTGTTTTGCCATGTGGTttattaaaaaagtgaaagtgtacaGTGCCTTAaatttctagatatttaaaatcaaataatcatAGTAGGCCTCAAAATGTAATCTtcatagaaagaaaaacattggaaaatagattttaagcTATCTAGTTTTAGAATCTCTAATTTAATGTCCTCTTAGATGTTTAAGAAATAAACCTGAAGAAAATCTTCCAGAGAGGACAAAAGAGAGATTGAAATAACCTTTATCTTTTTATATCTGTCActtcttaaaaaacttttttttggccatgctacatgcaggatcttagttccccaaccagggatgaacctggacccctgcagggggagtggggtgccctaaccactggacctccagggaattcccatatcAGCCCCTTTTGATGTCCCTGCAGCCCAGCAACAACggcacaaaggaaagaaagaagctgcTGTGGGAGTCAGTTTGGTGAGGCCCATTGGAAAGTGAGCTCAATGCCCCAAGGACCTCCAACCGTTGCAGACCAGGGCTCAGACACACCTCACTGGCCCATCTGCCACAATCTGTTTCTTTGGCCCAAGTTGCTGAGGGtggtttcctcattttttaacgttaaaaaatcataataatattTCATGATGTGAAAATTACATAAGGTACACTTCAGCGTCTGTAAATAAAGTTACTTGAACACAGTCACACTCATTCAACCACAGCTGCACTCATGCTACAGTGGCAgaattgagtagttgtgacaaaTATATTTACTGCTTGTCCCTTCATAGAAAAAGTGTGCTGGCCTCTGGTGTGCCCTGTTGTATCACTTTAGGACCATAACAGCATAAATGGGTGCACCAAGCTCTCAACAGAGCCCGCTTGGAAGTTCCTGTGATTGGTTGATCTGACAGCTAACCAAGTCACCAAAAGATCTTCTCCTccctttatcatttttcttttctttatccgCCTTGGAGTCTGGGGCCAAAATATAGAGAAGGAGTAGCAAGATTTCAATTACCATATGTTCTACATAATGTTCAGCAGCAAAGCCATTTTCTATAGCACCATGGTCACTAGCACCATTTAAGAATACTTTCCAACATAGAGCTTATTcacctgaatttttaaattttgcacataaattattaccaaaaaaatgaatgaaataaaaatatatacatgttgaATACCTTACATAGTTGGTACCAACTGGGAGCtcacaaacaaaaaagataacattttatcTGCTAAGTAAATTGAAAATTGCTTATAAGGCTTTTAAAACAgtatgttctttaaagtttttcgGTACCCAGCTAGTAAAAGAcaactat
This sequence is a window from Odocoileus virginianus isolate 20LAN1187 ecotype Illinois chromosome 6, Ovbor_1.2, whole genome shotgun sequence. Protein-coding genes within it:
- the SLC30A4 gene encoding probable proton-coupled zinc antiporter SLC30A4 isoform X1; protein product: MAGSGAWKRLKSMLRKDDAPLFLNDTSAFDFSDEVGDEGLSRFNKLRVVVANDGSETPERPANGAHSALQADDDSLLDHDLPLTNSQLSLKADPCDNCSKQRELLKQRKVKTRLTIAAVLYLLFMIGELVGGYIANSLAIMTDALHMLTDLSAIILTLLALWLSSKSPTKRFTFGFHRLEVLSAMISVLLVYILMGFLLYEAVQRTIHMKYEINGDIMLITAAIGVAVNVIMGFLLNQSGHHHAHSHSLPSNSPTTGPRCGQNQGQDSLAVRAAFVHALGDLVQSVGVLIAAYIIRFKPEYKIADPICTYVFSLLVAFTTLRIIWDTVVIILEGVPSHLNVDYIKEALMKIEDVHSVEDLNIWSLTSGKPTAIVHIQLIPGSSSKWEEVQSKAKHLLLNTFGMYKCTIQLQSYRQEVDRTCANCQNSSS